From the genome of Vicia villosa cultivar HV-30 ecotype Madison, WI linkage group LG2, Vvil1.0, whole genome shotgun sequence, one region includes:
- the LOC131650397 gene encoding secreted RxLR effector protein 161-like: MDDANLVGTPMECGSKLSKHENGEIMDPTLYKSLVGSLCYLTCTRLAILYVVGVLSRYMEAPTITHFKEAKRILCYIKGTKNFGLQYYSSNNYEIVGYSDSDWSGELDDGKSTNGFVFFMGDTAFTWMSKKQPIVTLSTCEAEYVVATSCVCNAIWLRSLLKDLNMPQKDPMEICVDNKSSLALEKNLVFHEISKHIDTRYHFIRECIVRKEVKLKYVMSQDQAANIFTKPLKLETFVKLWSMLGVTNQV; this comes from the coding sequence ATGGATGATGCCAATCTAGTTGGCACCCCGATGGAATGTGGAAGCAAGTTAAGCAAGCATGAAAATGGAGAAATTATGGATCCAACTCTTTACAaaagtttggttggaagtttATGTTACTTGACATGTACAAGGCTGGCTATTCTCTATGTCGTTGGAGTCTTAAGTCGCTACATGGAAGCTCCGACAATAACTCACTTCAAGGAGGCAAAGAGAATCCTTTGCTACATCAAAGGTACAAAAAACTTTGGCTTGCAGTATTACTCTTCTAACAATTATGAGATTGTTGGCTATAGTGATAGCGATTGGAGTGGAGAATTGGATGATGGAAAAAGCACTAATGGTTTTGTGTTCTTTATGGGAGATACTGCTTTCACTTGGATGTCAAAGAAGCAACCAATAGTCACACTATCAACTTGTGAAGCTGAGTATGTCGTCGCCACATCATGTGTTTGTAATGCAATTTGGCTAAGGAGCTTGTTGAAAGATTTAAACATGCCACAAAAGGATCCAATGGAAATATGTGTTGACAATAAATCATCACTTGCTTTAGAAAAGAATCTCGTCTTTCATGAAATAAGTAAGCACATCGACACACGTTATCACTTCATAAGAGAATGCATAGTGAGAAAAGAGGTGAAGTTGAAGTATGTGATGTCTCAAGATCAAGCTGCCAACATTTTCACCAAGCCACTCAAGTTGGAAACTTTCGTGAAGCTATGGAGTATGCTTGGAGTCACAAATCAAGTTTAA
- the LOC131650396 gene encoding uncharacterized protein LOC131650396, with amino-acid sequence MIMFRRGALAAAFNRLCEVSCKSADDYKEALEGMNSLCEKRNKINEVNINGKSKANDHVADDPITVKTKGAPKNKKSYMKPQKHCSHCRKLGHTRRRCPILAGIDFTTGDEGEGEDSHVESDYESSRLNESISHEMNEETHYSSISNSRYNTDDNIGIKRNREKGHTTGFSTQDSGNQKTSSLDRKTENNGTPRGFGYGVSSSVKHASQNSRWNHGVGYASNYFPMYSGIPTLGGSMFPQFPSTSIPTFYSNNIVLGSETNDAPSNGSFMSVLKDMESSAKHHKS; translated from the exons ATGATCATGTTTCGTCGAGGGGCACTTGCTGCTGCATTCAATAGGCTATGTGAGGTTTCATGTAAGAGTGCTGATGATTATAAAGAGGCTTTGGAAGGTATGAATAGTTTATGTgagaaaagaaacaaaattaatgAAGTAAATATAAATGGAAAGAGTAAGGCAAATGATCATGTTGCCGATGATCCAATTACTGTGAAGACCAAAGGTGCCCCTAAAAACAAAAAATCCTACATGAAGCCGCAAAAACATTGTTCTCATTGTAGAAAGCTCGGTCACACAAGAAGGAGGTGTCCAATACTTGCTGGAATTGACTTCACAACTGGAGATGAGGGGGAGGGGGAGGATTCACATGTCGAATCTGATTATGAATCAAGTCGTTTAAAC GAGTCTATAAGCCACGAGATGAATGAAGAAACCCATTATAGTTCGATATCAAATAGTAGATATAATACTGATGATAACATTGGTATTAAACGCAATAGAGAAAAAGGGCACACAACGGGTTTTTCAACACAAGATTCTGGGAACCAAAAAACCTCAAGTCTAGATAGAAAGACCGAAAAT AATGGTACACCACGCGGTTTTGGGTATGGTGTTAGTTCCTCCGTCAAACATGCAAGTCAAAATTCAAGATGGAATCATGGCGTTGGGTATGCTAGTAACTATTTTCCCATGTACAGTGGCATTCCGACTTTGGGTGGATCAATGTTTCCACAATTCCCTTCGACAAGCATTCCTACATTCTATTCTAACAACATTGTCTTGGGTTCAGAAACAAATGATGCTCCTTCTAATGGATCG TTTATGAGTGTATTGAAGGACATGGAGTCTTCTGCAAAGCATCATAAATCATAA
- the LOC131650395 gene encoding protein FAR-RED IMPAIRED RESPONSE 1-like, producing MYGKHPKAVVTDGDKSMREAIRVIFPNSTHRLCSWHLHQNAIKHVKNARFLKEFNTLMYSSYTPEKFESEWKRVIDDCGVSKNKWAIKTYELKQMWASSYMRDHFVCGVRTTSMCEGVNSFIKKYVQHKNSLVDFLHNFERALKEYRHNELKSDFNSFYYQHVLMTPLPELELEASKIFTAKKFKEIKIAIEGVAALSVTERVDVGNSLIFKVNVYRNKDEIFWVYLDKAQTKFLCDCRRFERRGLLCSHIISVMKYEDMDALPKSLICKR from the coding sequence ATGTATGGAAAACATCCCAAAGCCGTTGTTACTGATGGGGATAAATCAATGAGAGAAGCTATTAGAGttatatttccaaattcaacacaTCGTCTTTGTTCATGGCATCTACATCAAAATGCTATTAAACATGTGAAGAATGCAAGGTTCTTAAAAGAGTTTAATACACTAATGTATTCTAGTTATACACCTGAAAAGTTTGAATCTGAATGGAAAAGGGTTATTGATGATTGTGGTGTATCAAAGAATAAGTGGGCAATCAAAACATATGAATTGAAACAAATGTGGGCAAGTTCATACATGCGAGACCATTTTGTGTGTGGAGTTAGAACGACATCGATGTGTGAAGGTGTGAATTCATTTATCAAGAAATATGTTCAACACAAAAATAGCCTTGTTGATTTCTTGCATAATTTTGAGCGTGCTTTGAAAGAATACAGACATAATGAATTAAAGTCAGATTTTAATTCGTTTTATTATCAGCATGTTTTGATGACTCCCTTGCCAGAATTAGAGCTTGAAGCTTCAAAGATATTCACTGCTAAAAAgttcaaagaaataaaaattgCGATAGAGGGTGTTGCTGCGTTATCTGTCACTGAACGGGTTGATGTTGGAAATAGTCTAATTTTCAAAGTAAATGTATACCGCAACAAAGATGAAATTTTTTGGGTTTATCTTGATAAGGCACAAACTAAATTTTTATGTGATTGTAGAAGATTTGAACGCAGAGGACTTCTATGTTCCCACATTATTTCTGTCATGAAGTATGAGGACATGGATGCTTTGCCTAAAAGTTTGATTTGCAAAAGATAG
- the LOC131647143 gene encoding uncharacterized protein LOC131647143, with the protein MAFKATKNLRFMVTQLGGAGTRSFTISTIPKMKPMSTTIDAAHNSHSASKLSTLKAELTPVYIVCGMVGVALMFASHTAYQQLARSPTVHVNKKRRESLPEVYDPDRTIDSADKFINGSFFRKITHIQDSNPTVHDPVHPNPFTRARTAETLKSVGVEPGRR; encoded by the exons ATGGCTTTCAAGGCAACG AAAAATTTGCGATTCATGGTGACTCAATTGGGAGGAGCTGGAACACGTTCATTTACTATCTCCACTATCCCAAAAATGAAACCTATGTCCACAACCATAGATGCTGCACATAATAGTCATTCGGCTTCTAA GTTGAGCACGTTGAAGGCAGAGTTAACACCGGTGTACATTGTGTGTGGAATGGTGGGTGTGGCTCTGATGTTTGCATCACACACTGCCTATCAACAACTAGCACGTTCTCCAACTGTTCATGTGAACAAGAAAAGAAGAGAATCATTGCCTGAAGTTTATGATCCTGATCGAACTATCGACTCTGCTGATAAATTCATCAATGGCTCATTCTTTCGAAAAATAACTCATATTCAAGACAGCAACCCCACTGTCCATGATCCTGTCCACCCTAATCCCTTCACCCG TGCTCGAACCGCGGAGACATTGAAGTCGGTTGGCGTTGAGCCGGGCAGACGTTGA